A single window of Nasonia vitripennis strain AsymCx chromosome 4, Nvit_psr_1.1, whole genome shotgun sequence DNA harbors:
- the LOC100123653 gene encoding pre-mRNA-processing factor 39 isoform X15: MSSLSGDESTEVVENEPVRRTRSGRAVKAVTAASPAVSTKKTAGKKAATRATRNTKNIQEVEEENNTPAAAEETGVPENGVQQQQEQEEQPEQQEEMTNEEPDSSAVQLHLDETQEEHMEEEANDNMEEPVDESQEQQAIDNQDEQMKALQEEMAEEEGMPAPGTVLETENLPEFDPEEMNQGDENLAEDNTAMETNNAEVENNDSDPLKVKDPSELMEDNADDHCILIEDDVDQNFGMEDVPDNIDEGNDNAVENYAVHDENSEAQEVIEISDHESESAVKKIEPDTEAVSEDELPTESTKRYKHESEDVEEVSEDEFFSNETTLQEPETEAVSDEELPAAQPADLGETESVSEDELPLESERKRKGSKSSKTPEKKTKSDAASKSGKRKRTIEGEYDPSSPTSENNDETPAKKAAISADVDSSDKSDAKPASPKKKSLPELEKYWKAVNDDPADFTGWTYLLQYVDQENDAEAAREAYNKFLERYPYCYGYWRKYADYEKKKGDPDRVQTVFDQGLKSISLSVDLWLHYINHCKVAFEKDEEKMREQYERAIKACGLEFRSDRLWESYLKWETDNKRYSKVMGIYDRLLTTPTLGYMSHFESFQEFVTTNSPNKILNVDDFLALRAEVKAILKPDESASDDVPPGEDLPTTDTPPTDEETRAIREKIISSRRKMHKSNVNAVAARWTFEEGIKRPYFHVKPLERCQLKNWKEYLDYEIEQKDQQRIIILFERCLIACALYDEFWMRFVRFLESVKGENADKIRDVYTRACTVHHPKKPNLHLQWATFEESQGNFDKAASILENIDNVIPNMLQIAYRRINLERRRGDLDKACALYESYINSSKNRTIANNIVVKYARFLCKIKNDTDKAVKVLVKATEKDKDNPRLYLQLIDLGLQRNPIDTQEVISYMDLFIDREHADAEQRVLFAQRKVEFLEDFSTDIRQVLKAHEQFQKCIKQAKERKKTKGDDSKADASPAKKTKTDTSSVPPAQAQSYQYGSSTAPYQSQQQFQSGQYGSQSGYQQGYQQYPPPSDPNYANYQNWQYGQSGPQAYAPYNQWGSYNYY, encoded by the exons ATGTCGTCCTTAAGCGGTGACGAGAGCACCGAGGTCGTCGAGAACGAGCCAG TGAGGAGGACGAGGTCCGGACGTGCGGTCAAGGCTGTGACGGCTGCGTCTCCTGCTGTGAGCACTAAGAAAACGGCAGGCAAGAAAGCCGCGACCAGAGCCACTCGCAACACGAAGAACATTCAAGAGGTCGAAGAG GAGAACAACACACCTGCTGCTGCAGAAGAGACTGGAGTACCCGAGAATGgtgtgcaacagcagcaggaaCAGGAAGAGCAGCCAGAACAGCAGGAGGAAATGACCAACGAAGAGCCAGACAGCTCAGCTGTTCAGTTGCACTTGGACGAGACACAGGAAGAACATATGGAGGAAGAAGCGAATGACAACATGGAGGAACCAGTGGACGAAAGCCAAGAACAGCAAGCTATTGACAATCAAGACGAACAGATGAAAGCACTGCAGGAGGAAATGGCTGAAGAGGAGGGTATGCCAGCACCGGGAACTGTTCTGGAGACTGAGAATCTGCCTGAATTCGATCCGGAAGAGATGAACCAAGGGGATGAGAATCTAGCTGAAGATAATACTGCAATGGAGACAAACAATGCAGAAGTGGAGAATAACGACTCCGATCCGTTGAAGGTTAAGGATCCGTCAGAGTTGATG GAAGACAACGCTGATGATCATTGCATATTAATAGAGGATGACGTAGATCAAAACTTTGGAATGGAGGATGTGCCAGACAACATAGATG AGGGCAATGATAATGCTGTTGAAAATTACGCAGTGCACGACGAGAACAGCGAAGCCCAAGAAGTTATAGAAATAAGTGATCATGAAAGTGAATCTGCTGTGAAAAAGATTGAACCAGATACGGAAGCGGTATCCGAAGACGAACTCCCCACAGAATCAACCAAG CGTTATAAACACGAGAGTGAAGATGTAGAGGAAGTGTCAGAGGacgaatttttttccaatGAGACTACACTTCAG GAACCTGAAACTGAAGCTGTGTCAGATGAAGAGTTGCCGGCAGCTCAACCAGCTGATCTCGGAGAAACCGAATCCGTCTCTGAAGATGAACTGCCCCTTGAAAGTGAGAGGAAGAGGAAGGGCAGCAAAAGTTCAAAGACCCCTGAGAAGAAAACCAAATCTGACGCAGCGAGTAAGTCGG GCAAACGCAAGAGAACCATCGAAGGTGAATATGATCCTAGCTCACCAACttctgaaaataatgacgAAACTCCTGCTAAAAAAGCAGCTATTTCAGCAGATGTTGACTCCAGTGACAAGTCTGATGCTAAACCGGCTTCTCCGAAAAAGAAATCGTTACCGGAATTAGAAAAGTATTGGAAAGCTGTTAATGACGATCCAGCCGATTTTACGGGATGGACATACCTCTTACAATACGTAGATCAAGAG AATGACGCGGAGGCAGCCCGCGAAGCCTATAACAAATTTCTGGAGCGGTATCCGTATTGCTACGGCTATTGGCGCAAGTACGCCGATtacgagaagaaaaaaggcgATCCCGATCGAGTGCAAACG GTCTTCGACCAAGGTTTGAAATCCATTTCCCTCAGTGTCGACTTGTGGCTGCACTACATCAATCATTGCAAAGTCGCTTTCGAAAAGGACGAGGAAAAAATGAGAGAGCAGTACGAGCGGGCAATCAAGGCTTGTGGACTCGAGTTCAG ATCGGACCGACTGTGGGAGAGTTACCTCAAATGGGAAACGGATAACAAGCGCTACAGCAAAGTGATGGGCATCTATGACAGACTACTGACGACGCCGACCCTCGGCTACATGTCGCATTTCGAGTCCTTCCAGGAGTTTGTCACGACCAATAGTCCGAACAAAATTCTTAACGTGGACGATTTCCTGGCGTTGCGTGCCGAGGTCAAGGCTATCCTCAAACCAGACGAATCGGCATCCGACGACGTTCCTCCGGGCGAAGACCTGCCAACCACGGATACGCCGCCCACCGACGAGGAAACCCGCGCTATCCGTGAGAAAATCATCAGCAGCAGAAGAAAGATGCACAAGTCCAACGTCAACGCCGTGGCTGCGAGGTGGACTTTCGAGGAGGGG ATTAAAAGGCCTTACTTCCACGTAAAACCTTTGGAAAGGTGTCAGTTGAAGAACTGGAAGGAATATTTGGACTACGAAATTGAGCAAAAGGATCAACAACGTATCATTATTCTGTTCGAAAGATGTCTGATCGCATGTGCTTTGTACGACGAATTCTGGATGAGA TTCGTGCGTTTCCTGGAGTCAGTGAAGGGAGAGAACGCGGACAAAATTCGCGATGTATATACTAGAGCGTGCACGGTTCACCATCCTAAAAAGCCGAACCTACACTTGCAATGGGCTACATTTGAAGAGAGCCAGGGCAATTTCGATAAAGCCGCCAGCATCTTAGAGAACATTGACAATGTTATTCCTAATATGCTTCAAATCGCGTATCGCAGAATAAATCTCGAACGCAGGCGAGGTGACTTGGACAAAGCTTGCGCTTTGTATGAATCATATATTAATAGCAGTAAAAACAGGACTATTGCAAATAATATAGTTGTAAAGTACGctagatttttatgtaaaattaagaATGACACGGACAAAGCAGTCAAAGTTTTAGTCAAG GCGACGGAGAAAGACAAAGACAATCCGAGATTGTATCTGCAGTTAATCGACCTTGGCCTTCAAAGAAACCCTATTGATACTCAAGAGGTCATCAGTTACATGGACCTGTTCATAGATCGCGAGCATGCCGATGCGGAACAGCGCGTTCTTTTCGCACAACGTAAAGTCGAATTTTTAGAAGACTTCAGTACTGACATTCGGCAAGTTTTGAAAGCTCACGAGCAATTCCAAAAATGCATAAAGCAAGctaaagaaagaaagaagacgaAAGGCGATGACAGTAAAGC tGATGCATCGCCGGCAAAGAAAACCAAAACAGACACTTCTAGCGTGCCTCCGGCTCAAGCACAGTCCTACCAGTACGGCAGTAGTACGGCACCGTATCAGTCACAGCAACAATTCCAAAGTGGCCAGTACGGTAGCCAGAGCGGCTACCAGCAAGGCTACCAGCAATATCCGCCTCCCTCGGATCCTAACTATGCTAACTATCAGAACTGGCAGTACGGTCAAAGTGGTCCACAGGCTTATGCCCCATACAATCAGTGGGGCTCCTACAACTACTACTAA
- the LOC100123653 gene encoding pre-mRNA-processing factor 39 isoform X13, with protein sequence MSSLSGDESTEVVENEPVRRTRSGRAVKAVTAASPAVSTKKTAGKKAATRATRNTKNIQEVEEENNTPAAAEETGVPENGVQQQQEQEEQPEQQEEMTNEEPDSSAVQLHLDETQEEHMEEEANDNMEEPVDESQEQQAIDNQDEQMKALQEEMAEEEGMPAPGTVLETENLPEFDPEEMNQGDENLAEDNTAMETNNAEVENNDSDPLKVKDPSELMQEDNADDHCILIEDDVDQNFGMEDVPDNIDEGNDNAVENYAVHDENSEAQEVIEISDHESESAVKKIEPDTEAVSEDELPTESTKRYKHESEDVEEVSEDEFFSNETTLQEPETEAVSDEELPAAQPADLGETESVSEDELPLESERKRKGSKSSKTPEKKTKSDAASKSGKRKRTIEGEYDPSSPTSENNDETPAKKAAISADVDSSDKSDAKPASPKKKSLPELEKYWKAVNDDPADFTGWTYLLQYVDQENDAEAAREAYNKFLERYPYCYGYWRKYADYEKKKGDPDRVQTVFDQGLKSISLSVDLWLHYINHCKVAFEKDEEKMREQYERAIKACGLEFRSDRLWESYLKWETDNKRYSKVMGIYDRLLTTPTLGYMSHFESFQEFVTTNSPNKILNVDDFLALRAEVKAILKPDESASDDVPPGEDLPTTDTPPTDEETRAIREKIISSRRKMHKSNVNAVAARWTFEEGIKRPYFHVKPLERCQLKNWKEYLDYEIEQKDQQRIIILFERCLIACALYDEFWMRFVRFLESVKGENADKIRDVYTRACTVHHPKKPNLHLQWATFEESQGNFDKAASILENIDNVIPNMLQIAYRRINLERRRGDLDKACALYESYINSSKNRTIANNIVVKYARFLCKIKNDTDKAVKVLVKATEKDKDNPRLYLQLIDLGLQRNPIDTQEVISYMDLFIDREHADAEQRVLFAQRKVEFLEDFSTDIRQVLKAHEQFQKCIKQAKERKKTKGDDSKADASPAKKTKTDTSSVPPAQAQSYQYGSSTAPYQSQQQFQSGQYGSQSGYQQGYQQYPPPSDPNYANYQNWQYGQSGPQAYAPYNQWGSYNYY encoded by the exons ATGTCGTCCTTAAGCGGTGACGAGAGCACCGAGGTCGTCGAGAACGAGCCAG TGAGGAGGACGAGGTCCGGACGTGCGGTCAAGGCTGTGACGGCTGCGTCTCCTGCTGTGAGCACTAAGAAAACGGCAGGCAAGAAAGCCGCGACCAGAGCCACTCGCAACACGAAGAACATTCAAGAGGTCGAAGAG GAGAACAACACACCTGCTGCTGCAGAAGAGACTGGAGTACCCGAGAATGgtgtgcaacagcagcaggaaCAGGAAGAGCAGCCAGAACAGCAGGAGGAAATGACCAACGAAGAGCCAGACAGCTCAGCTGTTCAGTTGCACTTGGACGAGACACAGGAAGAACATATGGAGGAAGAAGCGAATGACAACATGGAGGAACCAGTGGACGAAAGCCAAGAACAGCAAGCTATTGACAATCAAGACGAACAGATGAAAGCACTGCAGGAGGAAATGGCTGAAGAGGAGGGTATGCCAGCACCGGGAACTGTTCTGGAGACTGAGAATCTGCCTGAATTCGATCCGGAAGAGATGAACCAAGGGGATGAGAATCTAGCTGAAGATAATACTGCAATGGAGACAAACAATGCAGAAGTGGAGAATAACGACTCCGATCCGTTGAAGGTTAAGGATCCGTCAGAGTTGATG CAGGAAGACAACGCTGATGATCATTGCATATTAATAGAGGATGACGTAGATCAAAACTTTGGAATGGAGGATGTGCCAGACAACATAGATG AGGGCAATGATAATGCTGTTGAAAATTACGCAGTGCACGACGAGAACAGCGAAGCCCAAGAAGTTATAGAAATAAGTGATCATGAAAGTGAATCTGCTGTGAAAAAGATTGAACCAGATACGGAAGCGGTATCCGAAGACGAACTCCCCACAGAATCAACCAAG CGTTATAAACACGAGAGTGAAGATGTAGAGGAAGTGTCAGAGGacgaatttttttccaatGAGACTACACTTCAG GAACCTGAAACTGAAGCTGTGTCAGATGAAGAGTTGCCGGCAGCTCAACCAGCTGATCTCGGAGAAACCGAATCCGTCTCTGAAGATGAACTGCCCCTTGAAAGTGAGAGGAAGAGGAAGGGCAGCAAAAGTTCAAAGACCCCTGAGAAGAAAACCAAATCTGACGCAGCGAGTAAGTCGG GCAAACGCAAGAGAACCATCGAAGGTGAATATGATCCTAGCTCACCAACttctgaaaataatgacgAAACTCCTGCTAAAAAAGCAGCTATTTCAGCAGATGTTGACTCCAGTGACAAGTCTGATGCTAAACCGGCTTCTCCGAAAAAGAAATCGTTACCGGAATTAGAAAAGTATTGGAAAGCTGTTAATGACGATCCAGCCGATTTTACGGGATGGACATACCTCTTACAATACGTAGATCAAGAG AATGACGCGGAGGCAGCCCGCGAAGCCTATAACAAATTTCTGGAGCGGTATCCGTATTGCTACGGCTATTGGCGCAAGTACGCCGATtacgagaagaaaaaaggcgATCCCGATCGAGTGCAAACG GTCTTCGACCAAGGTTTGAAATCCATTTCCCTCAGTGTCGACTTGTGGCTGCACTACATCAATCATTGCAAAGTCGCTTTCGAAAAGGACGAGGAAAAAATGAGAGAGCAGTACGAGCGGGCAATCAAGGCTTGTGGACTCGAGTTCAG ATCGGACCGACTGTGGGAGAGTTACCTCAAATGGGAAACGGATAACAAGCGCTACAGCAAAGTGATGGGCATCTATGACAGACTACTGACGACGCCGACCCTCGGCTACATGTCGCATTTCGAGTCCTTCCAGGAGTTTGTCACGACCAATAGTCCGAACAAAATTCTTAACGTGGACGATTTCCTGGCGTTGCGTGCCGAGGTCAAGGCTATCCTCAAACCAGACGAATCGGCATCCGACGACGTTCCTCCGGGCGAAGACCTGCCAACCACGGATACGCCGCCCACCGACGAGGAAACCCGCGCTATCCGTGAGAAAATCATCAGCAGCAGAAGAAAGATGCACAAGTCCAACGTCAACGCCGTGGCTGCGAGGTGGACTTTCGAGGAGGGG ATTAAAAGGCCTTACTTCCACGTAAAACCTTTGGAAAGGTGTCAGTTGAAGAACTGGAAGGAATATTTGGACTACGAAATTGAGCAAAAGGATCAACAACGTATCATTATTCTGTTCGAAAGATGTCTGATCGCATGTGCTTTGTACGACGAATTCTGGATGAGA TTCGTGCGTTTCCTGGAGTCAGTGAAGGGAGAGAACGCGGACAAAATTCGCGATGTATATACTAGAGCGTGCACGGTTCACCATCCTAAAAAGCCGAACCTACACTTGCAATGGGCTACATTTGAAGAGAGCCAGGGCAATTTCGATAAAGCCGCCAGCATCTTAGAGAACATTGACAATGTTATTCCTAATATGCTTCAAATCGCGTATCGCAGAATAAATCTCGAACGCAGGCGAGGTGACTTGGACAAAGCTTGCGCTTTGTATGAATCATATATTAATAGCAGTAAAAACAGGACTATTGCAAATAATATAGTTGTAAAGTACGctagatttttatgtaaaattaagaATGACACGGACAAAGCAGTCAAAGTTTTAGTCAAG GCGACGGAGAAAGACAAAGACAATCCGAGATTGTATCTGCAGTTAATCGACCTTGGCCTTCAAAGAAACCCTATTGATACTCAAGAGGTCATCAGTTACATGGACCTGTTCATAGATCGCGAGCATGCCGATGCGGAACAGCGCGTTCTTTTCGCACAACGTAAAGTCGAATTTTTAGAAGACTTCAGTACTGACATTCGGCAAGTTTTGAAAGCTCACGAGCAATTCCAAAAATGCATAAAGCAAGctaaagaaagaaagaagacgaAAGGCGATGACAGTAAAGC tGATGCATCGCCGGCAAAGAAAACCAAAACAGACACTTCTAGCGTGCCTCCGGCTCAAGCACAGTCCTACCAGTACGGCAGTAGTACGGCACCGTATCAGTCACAGCAACAATTCCAAAGTGGCCAGTACGGTAGCCAGAGCGGCTACCAGCAAGGCTACCAGCAATATCCGCCTCCCTCGGATCCTAACTATGCTAACTATCAGAACTGGCAGTACGGTCAAAGTGGTCCACAGGCTTATGCCCCATACAATCAGTGGGGCTCCTACAACTACTACTAA
- the LOC100123653 gene encoding pre-mRNA-processing factor 39 isoform X7 — translation MSSLSGDESTEVVENEPVRRTRSGRAVKAVTAASPAVSTKKTAGKKAATRATRNTKNIQEVEEENNTPAAAEETGVPENGVQQQQEQEEQPEQQEEMTNEEPDSSAVQLHLDETQEEHMEEEANDNMEEPVDESQEQQAIDNQDEQMKALQEEMAEEEGMPAPGTVLETENLPEFDPEEMNQGDENLAEDNTAMETNNAEVENNDSDPLKVKDPSELMQEDNADDHCILIEDDVDQNFGMEDVPDNIDGNEVSQFDDIRNNEDSNTIRQASDILQNDHSMQDSEIISDNDKFRNEDVEFISEGNDNAVENYAVHDENSEAQEVIEISDHESESAVKKIEPDTEAVSEDELPTESTKEPETEAVSDEELPAAQPADLGETESVSEDELPLESERKRKGSKSSKTPEKKTKSDAASKSGKRKRTIEGEYDPSSPTSENNDETPAKKAAISADVDSSDKSDAKPASPKKKSLPELEKYWKAVNDDPADFTGWTYLLQYVDQENDAEAAREAYNKFLERYPYCYGYWRKYADYEKKKGDPDRVQTVFDQGLKSISLSVDLWLHYINHCKVAFEKDEEKMREQYERAIKACGLEFRSDRLWESYLKWETDNKRYSKVMGIYDRLLTTPTLGYMSHFESFQEFVTTNSPNKILNVDDFLALRAEVKAILKPDESASDDVPPGEDLPTTDTPPTDEETRAIREKIISSRRKMHKSNVNAVAARWTFEEGIKRPYFHVKPLERCQLKNWKEYLDYEIEQKDQQRIIILFERCLIACALYDEFWMRFVRFLESVKGENADKIRDVYTRACTVHHPKKPNLHLQWATFEESQGNFDKAASILENIDNVIPNMLQIAYRRINLERRRGDLDKACALYESYINSSKNRTIANNIVVKYARFLCKIKNDTDKAVKVLVKATEKDKDNPRLYLQLIDLGLQRNPIDTQEVISYMDLFIDREHADAEQRVLFAQRKVEFLEDFSTDIRQVLKAHEQFQKCIKQAKERKKTKGDDSKADASPAKKTKTDTSSVPPAQAQSYQYGSSTAPYQSQQQFQSGQYGSQSGYQQGYQQYPPPSDPNYANYQNWQYGQSGPQAYAPYNQWGSYNYY, via the exons ATGTCGTCCTTAAGCGGTGACGAGAGCACCGAGGTCGTCGAGAACGAGCCAG TGAGGAGGACGAGGTCCGGACGTGCGGTCAAGGCTGTGACGGCTGCGTCTCCTGCTGTGAGCACTAAGAAAACGGCAGGCAAGAAAGCCGCGACCAGAGCCACTCGCAACACGAAGAACATTCAAGAGGTCGAAGAG GAGAACAACACACCTGCTGCTGCAGAAGAGACTGGAGTACCCGAGAATGgtgtgcaacagcagcaggaaCAGGAAGAGCAGCCAGAACAGCAGGAGGAAATGACCAACGAAGAGCCAGACAGCTCAGCTGTTCAGTTGCACTTGGACGAGACACAGGAAGAACATATGGAGGAAGAAGCGAATGACAACATGGAGGAACCAGTGGACGAAAGCCAAGAACAGCAAGCTATTGACAATCAAGACGAACAGATGAAAGCACTGCAGGAGGAAATGGCTGAAGAGGAGGGTATGCCAGCACCGGGAACTGTTCTGGAGACTGAGAATCTGCCTGAATTCGATCCGGAAGAGATGAACCAAGGGGATGAGAATCTAGCTGAAGATAATACTGCAATGGAGACAAACAATGCAGAAGTGGAGAATAACGACTCCGATCCGTTGAAGGTTAAGGATCCGTCAGAGTTGATG CAGGAAGACAACGCTGATGATCATTGCATATTAATAGAGGATGACGTAGATCAAAACTTTGGAATGGAGGATGTGCCAGACAACATAGATGGTAATGAAGTTTCGCAATTCGATGATATAAGAAATAATGAAGATTCAAATACTATACGCCAAGCATCTGATATACTGCAAAATGACCATTCTATGCAAGATAGTGAGATAATATCTGATAATGATAAATTTCGAAATGAAGATGTGGAATTTATTTCAGAGGGCAATGATAATGCTGTTGAAAATTACGCAGTGCACGACGAGAACAGCGAAGCCCAAGAAGTTATAGAAATAAGTGATCATGAAAGTGAATCTGCTGTGAAAAAGATTGAACCAGATACGGAAGCGGTATCCGAAGACGAACTCCCCACAGAATCAACCAAG GAACCTGAAACTGAAGCTGTGTCAGATGAAGAGTTGCCGGCAGCTCAACCAGCTGATCTCGGAGAAACCGAATCCGTCTCTGAAGATGAACTGCCCCTTGAAAGTGAGAGGAAGAGGAAGGGCAGCAAAAGTTCAAAGACCCCTGAGAAGAAAACCAAATCTGACGCAGCGAGTAAGTCGG GCAAACGCAAGAGAACCATCGAAGGTGAATATGATCCTAGCTCACCAACttctgaaaataatgacgAAACTCCTGCTAAAAAAGCAGCTATTTCAGCAGATGTTGACTCCAGTGACAAGTCTGATGCTAAACCGGCTTCTCCGAAAAAGAAATCGTTACCGGAATTAGAAAAGTATTGGAAAGCTGTTAATGACGATCCAGCCGATTTTACGGGATGGACATACCTCTTACAATACGTAGATCAAGAG AATGACGCGGAGGCAGCCCGCGAAGCCTATAACAAATTTCTGGAGCGGTATCCGTATTGCTACGGCTATTGGCGCAAGTACGCCGATtacgagaagaaaaaaggcgATCCCGATCGAGTGCAAACG GTCTTCGACCAAGGTTTGAAATCCATTTCCCTCAGTGTCGACTTGTGGCTGCACTACATCAATCATTGCAAAGTCGCTTTCGAAAAGGACGAGGAAAAAATGAGAGAGCAGTACGAGCGGGCAATCAAGGCTTGTGGACTCGAGTTCAG ATCGGACCGACTGTGGGAGAGTTACCTCAAATGGGAAACGGATAACAAGCGCTACAGCAAAGTGATGGGCATCTATGACAGACTACTGACGACGCCGACCCTCGGCTACATGTCGCATTTCGAGTCCTTCCAGGAGTTTGTCACGACCAATAGTCCGAACAAAATTCTTAACGTGGACGATTTCCTGGCGTTGCGTGCCGAGGTCAAGGCTATCCTCAAACCAGACGAATCGGCATCCGACGACGTTCCTCCGGGCGAAGACCTGCCAACCACGGATACGCCGCCCACCGACGAGGAAACCCGCGCTATCCGTGAGAAAATCATCAGCAGCAGAAGAAAGATGCACAAGTCCAACGTCAACGCCGTGGCTGCGAGGTGGACTTTCGAGGAGGGG ATTAAAAGGCCTTACTTCCACGTAAAACCTTTGGAAAGGTGTCAGTTGAAGAACTGGAAGGAATATTTGGACTACGAAATTGAGCAAAAGGATCAACAACGTATCATTATTCTGTTCGAAAGATGTCTGATCGCATGTGCTTTGTACGACGAATTCTGGATGAGA TTCGTGCGTTTCCTGGAGTCAGTGAAGGGAGAGAACGCGGACAAAATTCGCGATGTATATACTAGAGCGTGCACGGTTCACCATCCTAAAAAGCCGAACCTACACTTGCAATGGGCTACATTTGAAGAGAGCCAGGGCAATTTCGATAAAGCCGCCAGCATCTTAGAGAACATTGACAATGTTATTCCTAATATGCTTCAAATCGCGTATCGCAGAATAAATCTCGAACGCAGGCGAGGTGACTTGGACAAAGCTTGCGCTTTGTATGAATCATATATTAATAGCAGTAAAAACAGGACTATTGCAAATAATATAGTTGTAAAGTACGctagatttttatgtaaaattaagaATGACACGGACAAAGCAGTCAAAGTTTTAGTCAAG GCGACGGAGAAAGACAAAGACAATCCGAGATTGTATCTGCAGTTAATCGACCTTGGCCTTCAAAGAAACCCTATTGATACTCAAGAGGTCATCAGTTACATGGACCTGTTCATAGATCGCGAGCATGCCGATGCGGAACAGCGCGTTCTTTTCGCACAACGTAAAGTCGAATTTTTAGAAGACTTCAGTACTGACATTCGGCAAGTTTTGAAAGCTCACGAGCAATTCCAAAAATGCATAAAGCAAGctaaagaaagaaagaagacgaAAGGCGATGACAGTAAAGC tGATGCATCGCCGGCAAAGAAAACCAAAACAGACACTTCTAGCGTGCCTCCGGCTCAAGCACAGTCCTACCAGTACGGCAGTAGTACGGCACCGTATCAGTCACAGCAACAATTCCAAAGTGGCCAGTACGGTAGCCAGAGCGGCTACCAGCAAGGCTACCAGCAATATCCGCCTCCCTCGGATCCTAACTATGCTAACTATCAGAACTGGCAGTACGGTCAAAGTGGTCCACAGGCTTATGCCCCATACAATCAGTGGGGCTCCTACAACTACTACTAA